In Nocardioides faecalis, the following proteins share a genomic window:
- a CDS encoding MDR family MFS transporter, which produces MNSPEATPANASERLDRSVIITGLVIVSGLVMVVLDSTIVNVALDTLSKDLKSSLSTTQWLVTGYLLAVAMVIPLTGWAMDRFGAKPTWLTALSLFIIGSALCATAWNIESLITFRILQGLGGGMLMPAGQAMIARAAGPERMGRAMAILGVPMLLGPVFGPVVGGALVEYSSWHWIFLVNVPIGILAIALAVWRLPNEEVDADVHLLDWLGLVLLSGSLAALLYGLSEASSKGGFDHSSVLGWLIGGAIGLALYVAHSVRKGEESILDVRLLTNRLFTMANIAVFLVAVGLFGGMLLLPLYYQTVRGEGALDAGLLLAPQGLGAVASMVIAGRLTDRFGAGYVVPVGVTLALLGTFPFTQVGIDTSYWLLTVALFVRGMGLGAVMMPTISSAYLKLSQDKVTRATPALSAVQQIGASLGSAILVTVLSAHLTGLLADRGMRQQDPGGGSDSLAASLSPQARSVVGPLMADSFGFAFWIALGLTALIYIPALFMPRFGRHDRASDVRDAPDADSADATAAEPPGH; this is translated from the coding sequence GTGAACTCACCCGAAGCGACACCCGCGAACGCCTCCGAGAGGCTGGATCGCAGCGTCATCATCACCGGGCTGGTCATCGTCTCCGGCCTCGTCATGGTCGTCCTCGACAGCACCATCGTGAACGTCGCCCTCGACACCCTGAGCAAGGACCTGAAGTCGAGCCTGTCCACGACGCAGTGGCTCGTGACCGGCTACCTCCTCGCGGTCGCCATGGTCATCCCGCTCACCGGGTGGGCCATGGACCGCTTCGGCGCGAAACCCACCTGGCTGACCGCGCTGAGCCTGTTCATCATCGGCTCCGCACTCTGCGCGACAGCCTGGAACATCGAGTCGCTGATCACCTTCCGCATCCTGCAGGGCCTCGGCGGCGGAATGCTGATGCCTGCCGGGCAGGCGATGATCGCCCGGGCGGCCGGTCCGGAGCGGATGGGACGCGCCATGGCCATCCTCGGCGTCCCGATGCTGCTGGGGCCGGTGTTCGGGCCCGTGGTCGGCGGCGCGCTGGTCGAGTACTCCAGCTGGCACTGGATCTTCCTCGTCAACGTCCCCATCGGCATCCTGGCCATCGCGCTCGCCGTGTGGAGGCTGCCGAACGAGGAGGTCGACGCCGACGTCCACCTGCTCGACTGGCTCGGCCTCGTCCTGCTCTCGGGCAGCCTCGCCGCCCTCCTCTACGGCCTCTCCGAAGCCTCCTCCAAAGGCGGGTTCGACCACTCCAGCGTGCTGGGCTGGCTCATCGGCGGAGCCATCGGCCTCGCCCTGTACGTCGCGCACAGCGTCCGCAAGGGCGAAGAATCCATCCTCGACGTCCGCCTGCTGACGAACCGGCTGTTCACGATGGCCAACATCGCGGTGTTCCTGGTCGCCGTCGGCCTCTTCGGCGGCATGCTCCTGCTGCCGTTGTACTACCAGACGGTGCGCGGCGAAGGCGCCCTGGACGCCGGGCTGCTCCTCGCCCCGCAGGGGCTGGGCGCCGTCGCCTCCATGGTCATCGCCGGCCGGCTCACCGACCGCTTCGGTGCCGGCTACGTCGTACCCGTCGGCGTCACCCTCGCCCTCCTCGGAACGTTCCCGTTCACCCAGGTCGGCATCGACACCTCCTACTGGTTGCTCACCGTCGCGCTGTTCGTCCGCGGCATGGGTCTGGGGGCGGTGATGATGCCGACCATCTCCTCGGCCTACCTCAAGCTCAGCCAGGACAAGGTCACCCGTGCCACCCCGGCGCTGTCGGCCGTCCAGCAGATCGGTGCGTCGCTGGGGTCCGCCATCCTCGTCACCGTGCTGTCCGCGCACCTCACCGGCCTGCTCGCCGACCGGGGGATGCGCCAGCAGGACCCCGGCGGCGGCTCGGACTCCCTGGCCGCTTCGTTGTCGCCACAGGCGAGGTCGGTGGTCGGGCCGCTGATGGCCGACTCGTTCGGTTTCGCGTTCTGGATCGCGCTCGGCCTCACCGCCCTCATCTACATCCCGGCGCTGTTCATGCCTCGCTTCGGCAGGCATGACCGCGCCTCCGATGTCCGCGACGCTCCCGATGCGGACTCCGCCGACGCCACTGCAGCCGAACCGCCAGGCCACTGA
- a CDS encoding response regulator yields the protein MSTAGDEQEQGQEQGQEQRRIRILLVDDEALVRAGLRMLLSSAPDVEVVGEASDGVEVVDQVRSLSPDIVLMDIRMPKVDGLRALALVRALPEPPSVVILTTFDLDEHLAEALEKGAAGFLLKDTPPAALIQAIRTVASGNAILSPTLTGRLSRSFGHEAPPELQTRISTLSDRELRVLTLIAQGSSNAEIAHELYLSEATVKAHVTHILGKLDASNRVQAAIMAYRAGLLPDDWS from the coding sequence ATGAGCACCGCCGGGGACGAGCAGGAGCAGGGGCAGGAGCAGGGACAGGAGCAGCGACGGATCCGGATCCTGCTCGTCGACGACGAGGCACTCGTCCGAGCCGGGCTACGGATGCTGCTGTCCAGCGCCCCGGACGTGGAGGTCGTCGGCGAGGCCTCCGACGGCGTCGAGGTGGTCGACCAGGTCCGGTCGCTGTCGCCCGACATCGTGCTGATGGACATCCGGATGCCGAAGGTCGACGGCCTGCGCGCCCTGGCCCTGGTCCGCGCGCTGCCCGAACCACCGAGCGTCGTCATCCTGACCACGTTCGACCTCGACGAGCACCTTGCGGAGGCGCTCGAGAAGGGCGCCGCGGGCTTCCTGCTCAAGGACACGCCGCCGGCGGCGCTGATCCAGGCGATCCGGACCGTGGCCTCGGGCAACGCGATCCTCTCCCCCACACTGACCGGCCGGCTGTCCCGCTCCTTCGGGCACGAGGCGCCCCCGGAGCTGCAGACGCGGATCTCGACGCTGTCGGACCGGGAGCTACGGGTGCTGACGCTGATCGCCCAGGGGTCGTCCAACGCCGAGATCGCCCACGAGCTCTACCTGAGCGAGGCCACGGTGAAGGCCCACGTCACGCACATCCTGGGCAAGCTCGACGCGTCCAACAGGGTGCAGGCCGCGATCATGGCCTACCGGGCGGGCCTGCTGCCGGACGACTGGTCGTGA
- a CDS encoding HNH endonuclease family protein — MPDPLHPGRPHARSLKAALAALATGAVLLAGACAPFVTEAPTPERVAEGAGSPGSPGAGQEPGAVASGTALAQLETLTVKGRAPKTGYDRDHFGPSWTDDVDVTYGHNGCDTRNDILRRDLVGIVLKPGTRDCVVAAGVLPDPYTGRAIRFLRGQRTSAAVQIDHVVSLSDAWQTGAQRWGAATRTAFAGDPLNLLAADGRSNAAKSDSDTATWLPPYKAFRCEYVARQVAVKARYGLWVKPAEKDAMARVLSGCPTQPAPTAADATRPTRTAVRIDTQGIAAPTPSPTPRPALTTSRPAAGPPGRP, encoded by the coding sequence GTGCCTGATCCGCTCCACCCCGGCCGCCCCCACGCGCGCAGCCTGAAGGCCGCGCTGGCCGCCCTGGCCACCGGCGCGGTCCTCCTCGCAGGCGCCTGCGCCCCGTTCGTCACGGAGGCGCCCACACCCGAGCGGGTGGCCGAGGGGGCGGGCTCACCGGGCTCACCGGGCGCGGGGCAGGAGCCGGGCGCGGTCGCTTCCGGGACGGCGCTGGCGCAGCTGGAGACGCTGACGGTCAAGGGACGGGCGCCGAAGACCGGATACGACCGGGACCACTTCGGCCCGTCCTGGACCGACGACGTCGACGTGACCTACGGGCACAACGGCTGCGACACCCGCAACGACATCCTCCGCCGAGACCTGGTCGGCATCGTCCTCAAGCCCGGCACCCGCGACTGCGTGGTCGCCGCGGGTGTCCTCCCCGACCCCTACACCGGCCGGGCGATCCGGTTCCTCCGCGGCCAGCGCACGTCGGCGGCCGTCCAGATCGACCACGTGGTGAGCCTCTCGGACGCCTGGCAGACCGGCGCGCAGCGCTGGGGCGCCGCCACCCGTACGGCGTTCGCCGGCGATCCGCTGAACCTGCTCGCCGCCGACGGTCGGTCCAACGCCGCCAAGTCCGACTCCGACACCGCCACCTGGCTCCCGCCGTACAAGGCCTTCCGGTGCGAGTACGTCGCGCGCCAGGTCGCGGTGAAGGCCCGCTACGGGTTGTGGGTCAAGCCGGCCGAGAAGGACGCCATGGCGCGGGTCCTGTCCGGCTGCCCGACCCAGCCGGCTCCCACCGCCGCCGACGCGACCCGGCCGACCCGCACCGCCGTCCGGATCGACACCCAAGGGATCGCCGCGCCGACACCGAGCCCGACGCCGCGCCCGGCGCTCACGACCAGTCGTCCGGCAGCAGGCCCGCCCGGTAGGCCATGA
- a CDS encoding APC family permease: MDEPQAPRRSVGTIGLTFVAVGGVVGSGLLFAPLFAAQQAGPAAILAWPIAALMLVTVALVFAEVSAMLPVVGGLGRLPTFSHGPGVGVAIGWVAWVGYVTAAPIETQAMLEYASNDAAFRWLFTEDASANGSSALSLPGVGAAAVVMVVFTAINAYGVALFARINTALTWVKLIIPVVITIALLTHFSTEPIRETGFAPAGTTGVLSAITTGGVVFAFLGFRHALDLAGEARRPQRTIPVALVGGILICAVLFTLLQLAFVGAVDPSELDLGWAELDKGGANGPLAAILTGLGMTALAKLVVADAILGPFGAGLVSTASTGRLAVAVSENGLFPRVISTFSRRGVPLRAMVLNFVVGMALLLAFRDGWSELLSFNSGAIVLSMCMGPITVVALRRQLPDRPRPFRIPALGVLARVAFVVVGLIIYWTGWETMSKLTIPIAVGFVVLGWRVARDRGLVRSLALRSLVWLGPYYVGLLALTFAGRFGGGQDWMPLGIDMLVVAAFSLVMFEWAVSSRLADEEAAIAAADVRLERSEGTAPEA, encoded by the coding sequence ATGGACGAGCCGCAGGCCCCTCGTCGTTCGGTGGGCACGATCGGGTTGACCTTCGTCGCCGTCGGCGGCGTGGTCGGCTCCGGTCTGCTCTTCGCACCGCTGTTCGCGGCGCAACAGGCAGGCCCGGCCGCCATCCTCGCGTGGCCGATCGCCGCCCTGATGCTGGTCACGGTCGCGCTGGTCTTCGCCGAGGTCTCCGCGATGCTGCCCGTGGTCGGCGGCCTGGGCCGGCTGCCGACCTTCAGCCACGGCCCCGGGGTGGGTGTGGCGATCGGCTGGGTGGCGTGGGTGGGCTACGTGACCGCCGCTCCGATCGAGACCCAGGCGATGCTGGAGTACGCCAGCAACGACGCCGCCTTCCGCTGGCTCTTCACCGAGGACGCCTCCGCGAACGGCTCGAGCGCGCTGAGCCTGCCAGGAGTCGGCGCCGCGGCCGTGGTGATGGTCGTCTTCACCGCGATCAACGCGTACGGCGTGGCCCTCTTCGCCCGGATCAACACGGCGCTGACCTGGGTGAAGCTCATCATCCCGGTGGTCATCACGATCGCGCTGCTGACCCACTTCTCCACCGAGCCGATCCGTGAGACGGGGTTCGCCCCCGCGGGGACCACCGGCGTCCTGAGCGCGATCACCACCGGCGGGGTGGTCTTCGCGTTCCTGGGCTTCCGCCACGCCCTGGACCTCGCCGGCGAGGCTCGACGCCCGCAGCGGACCATCCCGGTGGCGCTGGTCGGCGGGATCCTCATCTGCGCCGTGCTCTTCACGCTGCTCCAGCTCGCCTTCGTCGGCGCGGTCGACCCCTCGGAGCTCGACCTCGGCTGGGCCGAGCTGGACAAGGGAGGCGCGAACGGGCCGCTGGCCGCCATCCTCACCGGCCTGGGCATGACCGCCCTGGCCAAGCTGGTGGTGGCGGATGCCATCCTCGGGCCGTTCGGGGCGGGACTGGTCTCCACCGCCTCCACCGGCCGGCTCGCGGTCGCGGTCTCGGAGAACGGGCTCTTCCCCCGCGTGATCTCGACGTTCTCCCGGCGCGGTGTCCCGCTGCGGGCGATGGTGCTGAACTTCGTCGTCGGGATGGCACTGCTGCTGGCGTTCCGGGACGGATGGTCGGAGCTGCTCTCCTTCAACTCCGGCGCCATCGTGCTCTCGATGTGCATGGGTCCGATCACCGTCGTGGCGCTGCGCCGCCAGCTCCCCGATCGCCCCCGGCCGTTCCGGATCCCGGCTCTGGGGGTGCTCGCCCGGGTCGCGTTCGTGGTGGTGGGGCTGATCATCTACTGGACCGGCTGGGAGACGATGAGCAAGCTGACGATCCCGATCGCCGTCGGCTTCGTGGTGCTCGGCTGGCGGGTGGCCCGCGACCGCGGGCTGGTCAGGTCGCTGGCGCTGCGCTCGCTGGTCTGGCTCGGCCCGTACTACGTCGGGCTGCTGGCGCTGACGTTCGCCGGCCGCTTCGGCGGCGGCCAGGACTGGATGCCGCTGGGGATCGACATGCTCGTCGTCGCGGCGTTCTCGCTGGTGATGTTCGAGTGGGCGGTGAGCTCACGGCTGGCCGACGAGGAGGCAGCCATCGCTGCCGCCGACGTTCGGCTGGAGCGCAGCGAGGGGACCGCTCCGGAGGCCTGA